DNA from Evansella sp. LMS18:
AAATTCTCATTATTATTCATCATATGGCGCACCAAAAGATCAGAGCGGAACAAAAATGGGGTGCCGTACCGCTAGTTGAAGATACCGTTGATCAGCTGTATGAAGTGGTCTCTGAAAATGATTACCCAAGGAAAGAATTTTTGTTGCAAATCATTGGGGAATGGAAAGAAGGAGATTTCAGGTTCATCGACCATCACCATAATGAAGTTTGGGAAATCCAGGGTGGTACGGTTGGTAAGGCATATGGAATTCTTGATCCTGCAGAAGAATGGCAGTTTATTGAACAAGAGTTTTCCGACATCATTGAAGAGCAGCTGCAATAAAGGTGGCAGAACTCTGAGGAAAATATATAGAAGTAAATGGAAGCAGGGGATTAAGTTCCCCTGCTTTTTGTGTGGTGCCTTGCACTTGTATATTATTCTACTTTTTTAAAATTCCTAAGTATTCCACCCATGGTCCTGTATTTTCCCGGTAGTTTTCGGCCATCACTCTAACAATTTGGGATATATGTGTCAGGTCATGGACTACCCAGGTGGAAAGAAGTTCTTTTACTTTCACTACCCCAAAAGCTGGATGAAAGCCAGTCTTATCAAGCAGGGAATCAGAGGATACGAGAGTTTTCAATTTTTTAATATTAATAGCCCTGATGGCTTTAAACTCATCAAATTTCTGGTCAATCGTTGTTTTATCAGTGTTATTAAGATGGGAGAAACGATCAAATTCCGGAAAAGGTTTTGCTGAGCCTTCCTGGAGAATAAACTCAAGTCTCGGAATCCAGTTTGTTTTCTCTGCCTCAATCAGATGATCAATTACTTCCTCTGGGTTCCATGTTCCGTCCCCTTCGTTACTATGCAGCCATGTTTCAGAAAGGCCTGCCAGAAAATGCTCCAGTGTTTTTGGCGTACGCTCAAGGACCTCAATTGCTTCATTTAAATTGAATGTCATCATTTTAACCCCTTTCATATTCCATATAAGGCGTCCTTATTTATCAAACATTTACTTTTGCTCTGTTTAATTTCTTTTTCGGTTTATATTTTCTTCCTGTAAGGAAAATCACCGGAGTTCCTATAATTGACGGCAACAGCCAGAACAGGAGAATTGGCAGCTCATTCAAAAGAGGGACTTTGGATATATTCACAACGATAGTCGCTGTGACAATACCTATGTAGGAGCCGAGCATACCTCCAATATGTGAACCGAGCCAATTTTTCCACCTTTTCTTAGAAGCTGCATAGCCTAGCAGGACCAGGGAGTAGGAGAAAACCCCGATATAAAAAAGATAGGCACTTTCTTCCCAATGCATAATCGCCATAACTACAGCTGTAATAAATACTGCAACATAGGACCAGTGGTATATCTCACCTGATAACGTGTGATTACCCTTCTTTTTTCTGGAAGCCATAGCGACCACTCCACTAACTAAACAAATAAAGCCCGCGCCG
Protein-coding regions in this window:
- a CDS encoding DinB family protein, whose amino-acid sequence is MTFNLNEAIEVLERTPKTLEHFLAGLSETWLHSNEGDGTWNPEEVIDHLIEAEKTNWIPRLEFILQEGSAKPFPEFDRFSHLNNTDKTTIDQKFDEFKAIRAINIKKLKTLVSSDSLLDKTGFHPAFGVVKVKELLSTWVVHDLTHISQIVRVMAENYRENTGPWVEYLGILKK
- a CDS encoding DUF6241 domain-containing protein — its product is MKKITVYSTIGVFVIGAGAGLGLWATDNFLDGKKEEAAVHAERLEDNEQDEHDTPVEEHNDEQPEEPDTEENEEDEEQTEARIKLERFYTEVEYDLEIDSRTSQDQILIIIHHMAHQKIRAEQKWGAVPLVEDTVDQLYEVVSENDYPRKEFLLQIIGEWKEGDFRFIDHHHNEVWEIQGGTVGKAYGILDPAEEWQFIEQEFSDIIEEQLQ
- a CDS encoding DUF2306 domain-containing protein, with product MFNLFLITHIGAGFICLVSGVVAMASRKKKGNHTLSGEIYHWSYVAVFITAVVMAIMHWEESAYLFYIGVFSYSLVLLGYAASKKRWKNWLGSHIGGMLGSYIGIVTATIVVNISKVPLLNELPILLFWLLPSIIGTPVIFLTGRKYKPKKKLNRAKVNV